ATGCGGTAGAGCGTGTCCTTGCCGTTCTGGTAGAGATAGAGGGCGCGGGCGCCGAGCGGATTGTCCGGCCCGCCCTCCATGCCGCCGGCGCGCGGCGCCAGATGCGGCCAGCGCGCGATCATCTCGGCCGGCGGCGTCCAGCGCGGCCACTCGGCCTTGCGCTGCATCACGGCCGTACCAGTCCATCCGAAGGCTTCGTCGCCGGTTGCGACGCCGTAGCGGATCGCCTTTTTGCCCGGCAGGACGAAGTAGAGGAACTTTTCGGTGGTATCGACCACGATCGTGCCGGGCTCTTCGCCGGTCGGGTCGGTGATCTCGTAAGGCAGATGCGTGAGCTGCGTCTCGAAATTCGGGACGAGCGCCATGTATTCGGCATCGCGCGCCGACAGCGACGGCGCATGAACCGTCTTGTACTGGCAGGCGCCAAGAAGCACCGACAGGCCGAGCACCGTAACGAGAGTCTGCTTCATAGGGTCCACCGCCGGCACCGAAACGGTGCTCGTTATGATGAATGCATCGTTAAAAAACGGTGACCCGACGAGACAAGGCCCGGGTCGAACACAAGCTGGTCTTACGGCGCAAATGACTCTCAGGCAATGAAGTTCAGCACCTGCTCTGGCGTCTTGCTGCATTGCAGTGACAATATGGTCACGCTTGCGGGCTACCCCGTTTGGAAAGCTTCGCGACTATCGGAGACTTGCGCGTGACGACGCTGCTGATCAGCCATCCTTCCAGCCTCCGCCATGTCACGCCGCCGGGCCATCCCGAGCGCGCCGACCGCATCCGCGCCGTCGAGCAGGCGCTGGAGGAGGAGCGATTCGCGCATCTGCAGCGCGTCGATGCCCCGGAAGGCACGCTCGCCCAGGTCGCGCTCTGCCACCCCGCCGCCTATGCGCAGGCTATCGTCGATGCCGCGCCGCAGGAGGGCATGGTCCAGGTCGATGCCGACACCATCATGTCGCCAGGTACGCTCGCTGCGGCGCTTCACGGCGTCGGGGCTGCCGTCCACGCCGTCGACGAGGTCATGAGCCGACGCGCGACCAACGCCTTCAGCGCCATGCGCCCGCCCGGTCACCATGCCGAGAGCGACAAGGCGATGGGCTTCTGCTTCTTCAACAATGCCGCCATCGCCGCCCGCCATGCCCAGAATGCCCATGGCGCCGAGCGCGTCGCCATCGTCGACTGGGACGTCCATCACGGCAATGGCACGCAGGAGATCTTCTGGGGCGACGCTAGCGTGCTCTACGCCTCGACCCATGAGATGCCGCTCTATCCCGGAACCGGCGCGCCCTCCGAACGTGGCGAGCACGGCACGATCGTCAACGCACCGCTTCGGGCCGGCGACGGCGCCGACGCCTTCCGCGACGCCTTCGAGAGCGCGATCCTGCCGCGGCTCGCAGCCTTCCGGCCGGATCTGGTGATCATCTCGGCCGGCTTCGACGCGCATTGGCGCGACCCGCTCGCCAACATCAACCTGAAGGAAGCCGACTTCGCCTGGGCGACGCAGAAGCTGATGGAGATCGCCGACCGCCATGCCGGCGGACGGCTCGTCTCGATCCTGGAAGGCGGCTACGACCTCGAAGGCCTGTCGAAATCGACCGCCGCTCATGTCATGGCGCTGATGCGGGGGTGAGGCGAGCTGCCGGCTCGCGAGGAAACACGCCGTCTTTCCGGGGCTTCGCGCAGCGAGGAGCCCGGAACCCAGAACCGATGCAGCCTCCAAAGAAGCGCGAACATCGCCGCCCTATCGAGAAAGGACATCGGTTCTGGGTTCCGGGCTCGAGCCGACGGCCCGCCCCGGAAAGACGGAGCCTCACTCCAACGGCGCGGTCTCGGCGATCTCGATGCCGAAGCCCGAGAGGCCGACGAAGGCGCGGGTCGAGGACGCCAGGTTGACGATCGAGGCGACGCCGAGATCGCGCAGGATCTGGGCGCCGAGGCCGACCTCGCGCCATTGCTGCGAGCGCAGCGCGTCCGAGCCCTCCTCGTCCTCGACGCTCTTGATCGGCACGCCCGCCGAGCCGTCGCGCAGATAGACCAGCACGCCCTTGCCCTCCTGCTGGAAGCGGCGCAGCACGCACTGGATCGAGGAGGCGCCGCCGAGCACGTCGGCGACGACATTGGCGCGGTGCAGCCGGGCC
This genomic interval from Bosea sp. 29B contains the following:
- a CDS encoding L,D-transpeptidase, giving the protein MKQTLVTVLGLSVLLGACQYKTVHAPSLSARDAEYMALVPNFETQLTHLPYEITDPTGEEPGTIVVDTTEKFLYFVLPGKKAIRYGVATGDEAFGWTGTAVMQRKAEWPRWTPPAEMIARWPHLAPRAGGMEGGPDNPLGARALYLYQNGKDTLYRIHGTNEPETIGRSASSGCIRMRNIDAIDLYNRAAVGGKVIVR
- a CDS encoding histone deacetylase family protein is translated as MTTLLISHPSSLRHVTPPGHPERADRIRAVEQALEEERFAHLQRVDAPEGTLAQVALCHPAAYAQAIVDAAPQEGMVQVDADTIMSPGTLAAALHGVGAAVHAVDEVMSRRATNAFSAMRPPGHHAESDKAMGFCFFNNAAIAARHAQNAHGAERVAIVDWDVHHGNGTQEIFWGDASVLYASTHEMPLYPGTGAPSERGEHGTIVNAPLRAGDGADAFRDAFESAILPRLAAFRPDLVIISAGFDAHWRDPLANINLKEADFAWATQKLMEIADRHAGGRLVSILEGGYDLEGLSKSTAAHVMALMRG